Genomic segment of Arachis hypogaea cultivar Tifrunner chromosome 16, arahy.Tifrunner.gnm2.J5K5, whole genome shotgun sequence:
ATCGGACAAGAACATTGAGATATGGAAGATCAAGAAATTGATTAAAGCTTTGGAAGCTGCAAGGGGCAATGGTACCAGCATGATTTCTCTAATCATGCCTCCACGTGATCAAATATCCCGTGTCACTAAGATGTTGGGAGATGAATTTGGAACTGCTTCAAATATTAAAAGTAGGGTGAACCGCCAGTCGGTGTTGGGAGCCATTACTTCTGCTCAACAGAGGTTAAAGCTTTACAATAAAGTTCCTCCAAATGGGTTGGTCCTTTACACCGGAACCATTGTCACTGAAGATGGCAAGGAAAAGAAGGTGACAATTGATTTTGAACCATTTAAGCCTATCAATGCATCACTGTACCTCTGTGATAACAAGTTTCACACTGAAGCTCTAAATGAACTTTTAGAATCTGATGACAAGTTTGGTTTTATTGTTATGGATGGAAATGGAACCCTTTTTGGGACTTTAAGTGGAAATACTCGCGAGGTGCTTCATAAATTTACTGTTGATCTGCCAAAGAAGCACGGTAGAGGAGGGCAGTCAGCTTTGCGTTTTGCCCGTCTTCgtatggaaaagaggcacaattATGTTAGGAAGACTGCAGAACTTGCCACTCAGTTCTTCATCAATCCTGCTACTAGTCAGCCTAATGTTTCTGGACTTATACTCGCTGGTTCAGCTGACTTCAAGACTGAGCTGAGTCAGTCTGATATGTTTGATCCTCGTCTGCAAGCAAAAATATTGAACGTGGTTGATGTTTCATATGGTGGGGAAAATGGCTTTAATCAAGCCATTGAGTTATCTGCGGAGATTTTGTCAAATGTGAAGTTCATTCAAGAGAAACGCTTGATAGGAAAATATTTTGAGGAGATCAGTCAAGATACCGGGAAATACGTCTTTGGGGTTGATGACACATTGAAGGCTCTGGAGATGGGGGCAGTTGAAACACTTATTGTATGGGAAAATTTGGACATTAATAGGTATGTCTTGAAAAATGCTACTAATGGTGAGATCATCATAAAGCACT
This window contains:
- the LOC112754927 gene encoding eukaryotic peptide chain release factor subunit 1-3, which produces MSDGQESDKNIEIWKIKKLIKALEAARGNGTSMISLIMPPRDQISRVTKMLGDEFGTASNIKSRVNRQSVLGAITSAQQRLKLYNKVPPNGLVLYTGTIVTEDGKEKKVTIDFEPFKPINASLYLCDNKFHTEALNELLESDDKFGFIVMDGNGTLFGTLSGNTREVLHKFTVDLPKKHGRGGQSALRFARLRMEKRHNYVRKTAELATQFFINPATSQPNVSGLILAGSADFKTELSQSDMFDPRLQAKILNVVDVSYGGENGFNQAIELSAEILSNVKFIQEKRLIGKYFEEISQDTGKYVFGVDDTLKALEMGAVETLIVWENLDINRYVLKNATNGEIIIKHLSKEQETDQSNFRDAATSAELEVQEKMPLLEWFANEYKRFGCSLEFVTNKSQEGSQFCRGFGGIGGILRYQLDIRSFDELSDDGEVYEDSD